TTTATAATATCTCCCCTGCAATGCATGAATGTAAAATTCTCAAATTCTGGATTTGTTTGACGTATGACCACACAATATCAAAAACATAAACAGTATTCAGTATTCAAAGTATACACATTTCAATTGAAAACTCAAGCAAACGTAAATATCTAGAAAGTATCTCATAATATCTTGATTGTATCTTGTAATAATATAGTATTTGATAGGAGATCAATAGAGGAAAGACCATTATTTTGCAATGTTGTGCTTTACAacaaacaatcttacaaaatctTAGTTTATTGTTAGTGGTTGTATAAACAATGAGACTTAATGGCTTCCTCAAAGAGCTGAACAAAGCTACTATTTCCAAAGTCCTAATTGGCAGAGGAAAACATATAGGCAAAGGAACAACTGCAATGAAAACCTACTCAGGTTGAAAATAATTTAccatgttcctagaattaattGATATCCTTTAACCTTTCCACAACGACTGGGACAAAATTAAAAGGTGCTGTAAacaaaaattgtataattaaatatacaaaaatataagtGAACTAAATTCAAATGAAAGGCAAGGAGGGTGAAAATACAGGTGAagacaaaaaaagaaagatcACAGTAACAGAATAgtgaaaatatgtgatgttcgTCTCCTAATCTCCATCCATGTTTTTCAATGCACTAGTCCTTTTGTTTTTGGACTAAAACCACCAGGATCATTCATTACCTTGCATTTTATTCATCGTGTTACTGTGCTCTTGCTTGTGTTACAATATGGGTATataactcattttctattttgtgtATATTGTAGTAAGAATTTGGTTTCCATGATTCAATCACTCGAATCTCTTCCTTTGATTAAGATAAAATCAACTATGAAGAGAAATCttatttgtttggttgattTTGATCAGCTGGGAATATCCAAACCCAGGTTTTGTCACCAACAAACTCTTCAAACTCGTAATAATTCCAGTCATCTTGCAAATCTATCTTCCAACAATCTTATATCTCTTGCCTCCATCTATGTTTTATGGATTCtgcttcctttttttttattgcatctatTGTAACAAGCTTAAAGGTAAGGTTTAACTTTCAGAGGagtcttaaaataattttaagaagtttcattatatatttattacatctTAGAAAGTCTAGATGAGATAGTGATTTCCTTATTCAGTTATGATAAGATGTCTTGAATTAATAATAGAGGTTAGAGCTTTGACTTTACTATTATTGTGTTTGTCTATCAACAAATACTTTCACTTTACTAACATGATCCGCCTTTATCTATTTTCCCTCTATTGTAACCAAATCTATAATTGTTAACAGTTTCATCCAACTTCAATAAAGAATAAATCTGACAAATAATCAGCTACTGAAATTTTAGCATTGTTCCAAACATCTACTAGTTAAACTTGAAATATAAAGTGCTGGACAGTGGTTGATTTTAAAACAACCAAAATGGGCTATAGAAGTTTAGAGATTAAAGATTTCACTTACAGCCAGGATGAAAATTTACTGCTCTCCACTTCTCCACCAGGATTTCACACAAGTGGAAGCTGAAAAGTGGCATCTAGGTTGTTCTTTACAATCCATTTTTGCGGATAGGACGAATAAGATGATTCAAGATCGATATGCCAGACCATAACTCTCGAGCAGTTGTCCATCAAGCCCTCCATTTGACTTTCATCTTCAACCAGCTGCTCAATCAATGTGCTGACCTGCATATAGAAAAACAAATCCACCACTGATGAGGGCAGGTTCTGAACGCTACATTTTTCTCCCATCCTTATTGTAGAAAACCATGAGGGCATATAGAACAATTCCCAACCACACTTGACTAATGATAATCTGATTGGATATGTTTTTCAAACCTTGGATTATGAACAGAAAATGTCACGTTACGTAATAATAGATAAAGTCAGAAAGATAAAGATATTGTTTAGAAGATAGAAAAGacagaaaatgaattttaagtgTTAAGACCACCATGGAGATGTTCAATTTGTAGCAGAAAGAACATAGTTACAGAATATTCAATAACCCTATTATAGGCTAATAGTAAATTCATAATCAATCTAATTGATCCTAATATCGTCAGTTACTATATCTATAGGATTCTAACATATCTCTAAGATTCTAACAATCCACCTCAAGTTAAAGCATATAAGTCTGTATAAACAAGCTTATTATACGTGTAGTTAATCTGAAGACCCTTAGTGACTGTGAATATATTTGCTAGTTGACCATAAGATAGTAGATATTTCCCAAACTTCAGTTCCTGAAACAAATGTTGAGTCAAATAAACTCCTGAGACTGGCTACAGCAATAGCTCGGTACTTTGTCTCTGCATTTGACCTAACTACAACATGTTGCTCCTTATCTCAAATATACAAAAACCAGGGGATGACAACGTTGGTGAAAATAAAAGCTTCAGGTTTTAGTCTTGTTATGGATCGGCCCtacagagagagagaaaaaaataatcaaacaatgtgaaaaacaataaaaaatggtCAACCAAACAGAATAGTCTGCCGAACACTTTCAAAACGGAAGGACCACATATCCATAAACAGCACAATAAGGGTAGTTTGGTGGCAAAAACATCTGTTCGGAAGCTCATCAGACGCGACGAAGAAGACTGAAAAGTTGCAAGTGGGGTTTGAATGCATGAGGGGTGTGAGCCCATTGATGGAGGAATGGTTGTGGTGGTTGGTTGTTGCACAACAAGACTATATCAATGGCATCAGAAAGTCATTGACTGTGAACAGTAAAATACAGCAAGGGAAAAACAAAAACCGAAAAACTTCCATGGTTTCTTAAACAGGCTCATGATACCATGTTGAGATGAGTAAAACTGAAAAGGCATATGATGAATTTTATGTGTCTAAACCTCAGTGGAACTATTCAATTTATACGTAAGAGAACACACTTATAGAATACTCAGTAACCTTATTTTAGGCTGATAACATAACTATAGCATCAATCTAACTGATCCTAATATCCTCAATTAATCCTAATATTATCAGTTACTATATGTATAGAATTCTAACTTATCTACAAGATTCTGACAGATATATTAATTTACTAACCCTCAAACTGTCCTTGACCGAGTCAAGTTGCCTGATAGGTTCTAGAGTAGGGCGATGCCACTTCTTTGGATCCCAGAGTATCGTACTATTGAAGGCAAAACCCGACATTTCAGCATGAAATCTTTTGGATTTCCCATTTGGTTCATTCGAATGCCATCCAATTACTCGATTTCCATTACAAATGGGCCCTTGCAAGACAATTCTACTTTTATCCCCTGATAATCTTGCTACAGTCCATGTCCCAAATCGCCTGCAAATCAAAATGACGATATATCTCaactaataaatgaaaaaacCGTTGAAAAAGCAAAATTATTGTAGGAAAGAGGAATATCCTAGAACACTATGCATGACCCAATTTGATTAAAGACTTGAAAGCTAATAAAAGAAACATTAGCAGCAGATAGGGCTCATCAATGTTCCTTATGCACATGCACAAATATATACAcattatattcttaatttttcaaaGGTGTTTAGATTGAAATAACTGTTTATTTAGacaataattttcaattttgtattataatatttgtattttagagGCATTTTAGTGGTCTTTTTCATAATAATCACACAACTCAAAACCAGCGCTAATTCCACACCAAAAGAGGTGAGGCTCAGGGGTTTCCTATCATTTTGGAATCCTATCAAAATAAATGCATGTATGATTGATAGAAATTAATTACTAAAGGTGCACAAAAGAAAGGGAATGACCTTCATTCTGACATTACTTTGCACAATGTAGAAGACCTTTGTGGATGCAACATATCTAGATACTAGATAGGTAGTCTCTATTTCAGAAATTGACAAATTTAAACATGACACCAAACAAATCAACGACACTTATAATGACCCTTCTCACACCTCTCCTTCAATAGGTTAGAGAGAcaaaataaatgacaattagaaattcataataaacaaaatgtatgtatggttgttGTTATCTTATTATTCATGTTGCCTCAGTACATTACTTATCAGAAGCTAAGGTGTgcaagagaaggagaaagagaaacaaaattaatatctcAAAAATTTAGAAAGACCTTATTTCTCTCATTCGCTGAAAGAGGTCCAATGAATAGATGTTATCATCATCTGCAAAGTAAACAATTCCATCAAGACGATGAGTTTCGATGTGAGCCATTACAATATTTCTTTGAAGAATGCTCCTATGGCCTGGgtttgttatatttgttttacaAGTGAGATGCCTGTACATAATCCCACTACTCCTTAAGATGTCAGCAGTTTCTTCAGATTGGGAAGTCATCTCAACAACGATCCACAAAAAGGGAGGTGAGACCAGTTTTAATGTTTGTGACAAGCGATGCAAGTAATGTGCTTGAAATAGATGATTGTATGTTGAAGTCACAATGATGAGAAGCTTCTGAGACTCCACATGTGAATGTTCACGGATTTGGctatttgatatattatatgCCACGCCATCTATTAGACCTGGTTCTTTCACAGTTACATACAAAGAAGCATTAAAATTCACAGCCTCGTTGATTGATGGTGTTATATTTATTGCTGCATTTTCAAGCTGCTGGAAATTTCCCATTGCAGATATCACCTCAAATGAGAAGGTTCGATGTTTTGGCATCAGATTCATTGACATGTGTACTGATGCAAGTGGAATGAGTCCAACAGAAACACCAACCATGAAACAGATGAAAAAATGGAATAGTACCTTCCTCCAGAGCTGGCCCCTGGGTTTTGATCTCTCAAAACCCCTGAATGACCTTGGGGAGAAAGCACCAAACACAAAAGCACGGTAGTCCAATCCAACTGAAGGTGACCAGTTCTGAGGACTTGACATCGACTTAGACAAAGGAGAACCTACTGAACAGACTTCAACATTTGTTGCAGTTCCAGCCCTAGCAACAGGCGACAAAGTTCTTCGAATAGATGCCATCAATAGAAATCCAAAACAAAGTTTAGTAACCCCAAATGATCCCCGTGCGTACAATAATGGCTAGAAAGTATCCAAATtccaaaacaataataaaactcTTGTCTTTCAACACCAAAAACAACAGTTGTCATGACCTATTGGCTTTGACCAAGACCTTCCAAGTGACCATGTTACAGAGCCAAAG
This Vigna angularis cultivar LongXiaoDou No.4 chromosome 4, ASM1680809v1, whole genome shotgun sequence DNA region includes the following protein-coding sequences:
- the LOC108321782 gene encoding probable beta-1,4-xylosyltransferase IRX9H isoform X1 yields the protein MASIRRTLSPVARAGTATNVEVCSVGSPLSKSMSSPQNWSPSVGLDYRAFVFGAFSPRSFRGFERSKPRGQLWRKVLFHFFICFMVGVSVGLIPLASVHMSMNLMPKHRTFSFEVISAMGNFQQLENAAINITPSINEAVNFNASLYVTVKEPGLIDGVAYNISNSQIREHSHVESQKLLIIVTSTYNHLFQAHYLHRLSQTLKLVSPPFLWIVVEMTSQSEETADILRSSGIMYRHLTCKTNITNPGHRSILQRNIVMAHIETHRLDGIVYFADDDNIYSLDLFQRMREIRRFGTWTVARLSGDKSRIVLQGPICNGNRVIGWHSNEPNGKSKRFHAEMSGFAFNSTILWDPKKWHRPTLEPIRQLDSVKDSLRVSTLIEQLVEDESQMEGLMDNCSRVMVWHIDLESSYSSYPQKWIVKNNLDATFQLPLV
- the LOC108321782 gene encoding probable beta-1,4-xylosyltransferase IRX9H isoform X2 — its product is MASIRRTLSPVARAGTATNVEVCSVGSPLSKSMSSPQNWSPSVGLDYRAFVFGAFSPRSFRGFERSKPRGQLWRKVLFHFFICFMVGVSVGLIPLASVHMSMNLMPKHRTFSFEVISAMGNFQQLENAAINITPSINEAVNFNASLYVTVKEPGLIDGVAYNISNSQIREHSHVESQKLLIIVTSTYNHLFQAHYLHRLSQTLKLVSPPFLWIVVEMTSQSEETADILRSSGIMYRHLTCKTNITNPGHRSILQRNIVMAHIETHRLDGIVYFADDDNIYSLDLFQRMREIRRFGTWTVARLSGDKSRIVLQGPICNGNRVIGWHSNEPNGKSKRFHAEMSGFAFNSTILWDPKKWHRPTLEPIRQLDSVKDSLRGRSITRLKPEAFIFTNVVIPWFLYI